A region of Emys orbicularis isolate rEmyOrb1 chromosome 20, rEmyOrb1.hap1, whole genome shotgun sequence DNA encodes the following proteins:
- the LOC135892706 gene encoding carcinoembryonic antigen-related cell adhesion molecule 6-like: MGQIPNRPGGPWRAILLAASVLGSCLQLAPAQTPVTIIITPLSPMVGGDVSLAPQNLPQDVLVCSWYRSATTHESSRILTYYPPPAPDQIPGPAHTGRETAGPGCTLHIAGLTLSDTGNYTVLIQSRTGTNPVRSIRVGLRISEMLPRPTVTPDQTQVLENGTFTLTCNSSPSADTVLWLRDGASLVPSERLGLSPENRTLMVPNVTRGDAGAYQCEVGSPVSSVRSEPSTVTLAYGPDSARIDLPGPIALTLGSLLNLTCVSDSVPAPSYRWVLNGTDTNETRIILTFNPTTWAQQGTYKCRAHNPITGRTAWASVAMWVTGTDAPRPALSAGAVAGILIGSLAGAALVGVGAYFLYSRCRNKTPKKNGAPVLVYENLPLTAWAGPVAQPGSSPDPSPTYQTLQPRQPDVYEELKK; encoded by the exons ATGGGGCAAATCCCCAACAGGCCGGGCGGCCCCTGGAGAGCGATTCTCTTGGCag cctctgtcctgggctcctgcctccagctggCGCCAGCCCAGACCCCAGTGACCATCATCATCACCCCGCTGAGCCCCATGGTGGGAGGGGACGTGAGCCTGGCCCCACAGAATCTGCCACAGGACGTGCTGGTCTGCAGCTGGTACCGATCAGCGACCACTCATGAAAGCAGCCGGATCCTCACCTACTACCCACCTCCTGCCCCTGATCAgatccctggcccagcccacaCGGGGCGGGAGACAGCGGGGCCGGGCTGCACCCTGCACATCGCGGGGTTAACGCTCAGCGACACCGGGAACTACACGGTGCTGATACAGAGCCGTACCGGTACTAACCCTGTCCGCTCTATCAGGGTGGGTCTGCGCATCTCTG AAATGCTGCCCAGGCCCACGGTGACGCCCGACCAAACCCAGGTGCTGGAGAACGGGACCTTCACCCTCACGTGTAACAGCTCCCCCAGCGCCGACACCGTGCTCTGGCTCCGGGATGGGGCGTCCCTCGTGCCCAGTGAGCGGCTGGGGCTGTCCCCTGAAAACCGGACCCTCATGGTGCCAAATGTCACCCGGGGCGACGCCGGCGCCTACCAGTGCGAGGTCGGGAGCCCCGTCAGCTCCGTACGCAGCGAGCCCAGCACCGTGACGCTGGCCT ATGGGCCAGACTCTGCCAGGATAGACCTGCCCGGACCCATCGCCCTGACTCTCGGGTCGCTTCTGAACCTGACGTGTGTCTCTGACTCCGTCCCAGCCCCGAGCTATCGCTGGGTTCTCAACGGCACCGACACTAACGAGACCAGGATAATCTTGACCTTTAACCCCACGACCTGGGCTCAGCAGGGCACGTACAAGTGCCGGGCTCACAACCCCATCACCGGCCGCACTGCCTGGGCGTCTGTTGCCATGTGGGTGACAGGGACGG ATGCCCCTCGTCCAGCTCTCTCTGCCGGGGCCGTCGCTGGGATTCTCATCGGGTCACTAGCAGGGGCAGCGCTGGTCGGAGTTGGGGCCTATTTCCTCT ACTCTCGCTGCCGGAACAAGACCCCCAAGAAGAACGGGGCACCCGTCCTGGTGTACGAGAACCTGCCCCTTACAGCCTGGGCGGGGCCAGTG gcccagcccgggagctcccctgaccccagccccacgTACCAG ACGCTGCAGCCCCGACAGCCGGACGTGTACGAGGAGCTGAAGAAGTga